The Rhodobacter sp. genome segment GCGCCCTCGGCAACGGTGTGACGGATGATTATGACGCCTTTGTTGCCGCCGCCGCCGATGCCGTGGCCACCGGGCGTTCCATCCTGGTGTCGCAGGGCGTGTTCTACATCGGCCAGACGCTGACGGTCGAGGCCCCGGTCCGCTTTCAGGGCACGCTGACGATGCCCGATGCCGCCCGGCTGCAACTGACCAAGAACTTCGACTATCCCAGCTATGCCGCGGCCTTCGGCTCCGAGGGATTGGCGCTGCGCAAGGGGTTGCAGGCGCTGTTCTGGTATACCGACCATGACACATTCGACCTGGGCGGGCGGCGCATCGTCCTGGATGCGCCCATCGACCTGGCGGCGACCACCGGGCTGACCTATTACGCCATCCGCCGGGTGCTGAAGAACGGGCTGATCGAAGCCAACGATACCAACGCCTGGAACACCGTCACCGTCACCTCGCAGGCGACCTATTCGACCAGCCAGCCGGCGTTTCTGACCGGGGTCGCAAATGTCGCCAACATCCCGGTCGGCTCGCGGGTTTCGGGCAGCGGCGTCGGCCGCGAGGTCTATGTCAAGGCGCGCAACATCTCGGCGCAGACGCTGACACTGAGCCAGCCATTGCACGGTGCCGCGGGCACGCAAGTCTACACCTTCGAGCGGTTCCAGTATGTCCTGGACATGTCCGGCTTTGGCGTGCTCGAGCGGTTCGAGATCGACAGCGTCGAGTTCCAGTGCAAGAACCTGTGCAGCACGTTGAACCTGTCCACCGAAGGGCCGATCTTCACGCTGCGCAACTGCACCTTCAACCGGCCCAAGGACAAGGCGATCACCTCGATCGGGCGCGGCTGCCAGGGTATGCTGGTCGACAATTGCCTGTTCCTGTCGGGCGAATCCGCCGTGCGATCCCAGGATCGGGTGACGGTGGCGATCAACGTCAACGCCAATGACGTGAAGCTGCGCAACAACCTGGTCCAGCGGTTCGGCAAGTTCGCGGTGATGTCGGGGACCTATCACCTGATCGAGGGGAACCACTTCTACCACGGCGACAACGAGATGAACGCCGTGCGCCAGCCGGGCCTGGTGCTGACCTATCCGAACAGCATCACCACGATCACCGGCAATTATGTGGACAACAGCTTCATCGAGTTGACGAACGAGCATGACGCGACCCCGAACTGGGGCGGCGAGTTCACCTTTGGCGGTCTCAGCATCACCAACAACGTGTTCCTGGTGTCGAACGTCATCTCGAGCTTCCGGTTCCTGTCGGTCAAGCCGTATGGAACGGGTCACTACGTGCAGGGGCTGATCGTCACCGGCAACGTGTTCCGCACCGTCAACGCCGCACCGGCGCGGCCGGAAGGCGTGGACACCAGTTTTGCCGACCTCGACTATTCGCGGTTCCGCAACGTGATCTGGCAGAACAACACCTACAACGGCATTCCGGGTCAGACCGAAAGTCCGCTGGTGCTGCGCCACGATCAGGGTTCGGCCAATGCGACCTGGACGGTGGCGACCGGCGGCAAGCTGCCGTTCTCGGGGTGGGCGCGCACCGTCAGCGCGCTGGTCATCGAAGGTGCGGCCACCGATGGCGGAAGTCTGGTGCGCACCTCGTTCCCCTATGTCACCGTGCAGCAAGGGGCGAACAGCGACGACGTGCGGCTGATCTGGCCCAGCGCGACCCGCGGCCGCGCGGTGGTCACGGTCCGGGTGGACAACCCGATCTGATCCGCCGGGCAGGCGGATCGGCAGCGCGTCCGCAGCGGCGGACGAAGGGCGGCGCCATACGGCGCCGCCCTTGTTTCGTTCACGTTCGCGAGATGATTCGCGTGAAACGCGTGATCGCCGCGCCGCGCGATGGCCCCGCCGCCTGGGGGCCGGCGTGGATCCGGCGCGCGACGCACGGGGCGTCAGGGCTGCGGTGACGTGGCGTCACGGCATTGACTTTCGGCCGACGGACAGGGGGCTGAAAAACATGGCGGAATTGTGGCAGGCCTGACAATGATTTACAGATTGCCACTTTGATCCGTCAAGAAATTTACAAAAAACTCGTTATTAAAAAAAGAGTTACCTAAAAATTGACCAATACGGTATAGTGGCGCTCGGATGGAGGATCGGCAACGCCGTGCCCGGTATGGGGCGACGGTTTGCGTGCCGGATGCTGGAGGAGCGTGAATGTCGGACCAGGTGCAATCGGGTGTTTACCCGGCGTCGGCGGATTTTGTGGCCAAGGCGCATGTGGACGCTGCGACCTATGAGGCGATGTACGCCGAATCGGTTTCCAACCCCGAGGGTTTCTGGGCCGAGCATGGCAAGCGCATCGACTGGATCCGCCCGTTCTCGACGGTCAAGAACACCTCGTTCGAGTTCGGCAAGGTCGATATCAAGTGGTTCGAGGACGGCACGCTGAACGTCTCGGCGAATTGCATCGACCGGCATATCGCGACCCGCGCCAACCAGACCGCAATCATCTTCGAGCCCGACGATCCCTCGGCGCATGAGGCGCGGCACATCACCTATCTTGAGCTGCTGGAGCAGGTGAGCCGCATGGCGAACGTGCTCAAGGCGAACGGCATCGGCAAAGGCGACCGCGTGGTGCTGTATCTGCCGATGATCCCCGAGGCCGCCTATGCCATGCTGGCCTGCGCGCGGATCGGCGCGATTCATTCGGTGGTCTTCGCCGGCTTCTCGCCCGACGCGCTGGCCAATCGCATCAACGACTCCGAGGCCAAGGCCGTCATCACCGCCGACAGCGCCCCGCGCGGCGGCCGCAAGACGGCCCTGAAATCCAACGCCGACAAGGCGTTGTTCGACTGCTCGGAAAAGGTGAAGTGCTTCGTCGTCAAGCATACCGGCGACCAGACAACCTGGATCGACGGGCGCGACATCGACATCAAGGCGGAAATGGCTGCGGCCAGCCCCTATTGCCCTTATGCGGAAATGAACGCCGAGGACCCGTTGTTCGTCCTCTATACCTCGGGTTCGACCGGGCGGCCCAAGGGGGTCGTGCACACCAGCGGTGGCTATCTGGTCTATGCCGCGATGACGCACGAGATGACCTTCGACTATCACGAAGGCGATGTCTTCTGGTGCACCGCGGACGTGGGCTGGGTCACCGGCCACAGCTACATCATCTATGGCCCGCTGGCGAACGGCGCGACGACCCTGATGTTCGAGGGCGTGCCGACCTATCCCGACGCCGGGCGTTTCTGGGCGGTGTGCGAAAAGCACAAGGTCAACCAGTTCTACACCGCCCCGACCGCGATCCGCGCGTTGATGGGCCAGGGTGCCGAATGGGTCGAGAAATACGACCTGTCCTCGCTGAAGGTGCTGGGCTCGGTCGGCGAGCCGATCAACCCCGAGGCCTGGAACTGGTACAACACCCATGTCGGCAAGGGTGCGCGCCCGATCGTCGATACCTTCTGGCAGACCGAGACCGGCGGCCATATGCTGACGCCGCTGCCCGGCGCGATCCCGACCAAGCCTGGCTCGGCGACCAAGCCGTTCTTCGGGGTGAAGCCGGTCATCCTGGATGCCACCACCGCCGCGGTCCAGTCGGACACCACCGCCGAGGGCGTGCTGTGCATCGCCGACAGCTGGCCCGGGCAGATGCGCACCGTCTGGGGCGATCATGAACGCTTCCAGGAAACCTATTTCCAGCAATACAAAGGCTATTATTTCACCGGCGACGGCTGCCGGCGCGATGCCGATGGCTATTACTGGATCACCGGCCGCGTCGATGATGTCATCAACGTGTCGGGCCACCGGATGGGCACGGCCGAGGTCGAAAGCGCGCTGGTCGCCCATGAAAAGGTCGCCGAGGCCGCCGTGGTCGGGTATCCGCACGCGATCAAGGGGCAGGGCATCTACGCCTATGTCACGCTGATGAACGGCATCGAACCCACCGAGGACCTGCGCAAGGAACTGGTGAAATGGGTCCGCACCGAAATCGGCCCGATTGCCAGCCCCGACCTGATCCAGTGGGCGCCCGGCCTGCCCAAGACGCGCTCGGGCAAGATCATGCGCCGCATCCTGCGCAAGATCGCCGAGAACGACTATGGCGCGCTGGGCGATATCTCGACGCTGGCCGATCCGTCGGTGGTCGAAGACCTGATCGCCAACCGCATGAATCGGGCCTGATCGGATGGAGCAGACGATGACCCGTGCGGCCGTCCTGATCCTGTTGGGCCCCCCGGGGGCGGGCAAGGGCACCCAGGCCCGGATGCTGGAAGAGCGGTTTGGCCTGGTGCAGCTGTCCACTGGCGACCTGCTGCGCGCGGCGGTGGCTGCGGGAACGCCGGCGGGCCTGGCGGCCAAGTCGGTGATGGAGGCCGGCGGCCTCGTGTCCGACGAGATCGTGCTTGCGATCCTCAAGGACCGCATGGCCGCGCCCGATACCGCCCGGGGCGTGATCCTGGACGGTTTCCCGCGCACGCCCGGCCAGGCCAGGGCGCTGGACGCGCTGCTGGCCGATCAGGGCCTGCGCATCGACGCGGCGATTTCGCTCGATGTGGATGACGCGCAGATGGTCGCCCGGGTTTCGGGCCGCTACACCTGCGCCGATTGCGGCGAGGGGTATCACGACGACTTCAAGCAACCGGCCGTGGCCGGAACTTGCGACAAATGCGACGGGACGGCGTTCAAGCGCCGAGCCGACGACAATGCCGAGACCGTGGGGGCCAGGCTGACGGCCTACCACGCGTCCACGGCACCGCTGATCGCCTATTACGACGGGCAGGGCGTGCTGCGGCGGGTGGATGGCATGGCGGCCATCGACGCGATCGCGGACGACCTGGGTTCGATCGTGCACGAGGTGACAGCGTAGCGGCGCCGGCCCCGAGGGCTCCACGCCCCGGGCCGGCGTTCGACCATGAGAGGCAGGCATCCCGTGTTCGGGGTGTCCGCAGTGGAGGAAAACCGGGAGGACACAATGTCTGACAAATCGGCCAGCGCATACTGGGCGGCGAACATCCGGCTCATCACGATCTGTCTCGTGATCTGGGCGCTCGTCTCCTTCGGCTTCGGCATCATTCTTCGCCCGCTTCTGGCGGGTATTCCCGTCGGTGGCACGGATCTCGGCTTCTGGTTCGCCCAGCAAGGCTCGATCCTGACCTTCCTGGTCCTGATCTTCTTTTATGCCGCGCGCATGAACAAGATCGACCGGGAATTCGGCGTCGACGAACAGTAACGGGAGCGGGGACAGATGGATCAGTTTACACTCAACCTGATTGTGGTGGGGCTTTCGTTCGCCCTCTACATCGGGATCGCGATTTGGGCCCGCGCGGGTTCGACCAGCGAATTCTATGCCGCCAACCGTGGCGTTCACCCCGTCCTGAACGGGATGGCGACCGCCGCCGACTGGATGTCGGCCGCCTCGTTCATCTCGATGGCCGGGATCATCGCCTTCGTCGGTTATGACAACTCGACCTACCTGATGGGCTGGACCGGCGGCTATGTGCTGCTGGCACTGCTGCTTGCGCCCTACCTGCGCAAGTTCGGCCGCTTTACCGTGCCGGACTTCATCGGCGACCGGTTCTACAGCCAGACCGCGCGTATCGTCGCCGTCATCGCGCTGCTCGTCATCTCGATCACCTATGTGATCGGGCAGATGGCTGGCGCCGGCGTCGCCTTCTCGCGCTTCCTCGAGGTTTCCAGCTCGACCGGGCTGTGGATCGCCTCGGCGGTGGTGTTCGTCTACGCCGTTCTTGGCGGGATGAAAGGCATCACCTACACGCAGGTCGCGCAGTATTGCGTGCTGATCGTCGCCTATACCATCCCGGCGATCTTCATCTCGCTGCAACTGACCGGCAGCTTCCTGCCGCAGATCGGCCTGTTCAGCGCCGACGCCTCGGGGCAGCCGCTGCTGACGCACCTGGACGGCCTGCTGACCGACCTGGGCTTCCGCTCGTATACCGAGCACCACTCGAACACGCTGGACATGGTGCTGTTCACCATGGCGCTGATGATCGGCACCGCGGGCCTGCCGCACGTCATCATCCGTTTCTTCACCGTGCCGAAAGTGTCCGATGCCCGCGCGTCGGCCGGCTGGGCGCTGGTGTTCATCGCGCTGCTCTACACGGTCGCCCCGGCGGTCGGTGCGATGGCGCGCCTGAACATCATCAACACGATCTATCCGAACGGTGTTGACGGCACGCCGCTGGCCTATGCCGATCAACCCGCGTGGATGACCAACTGGGAAAACACCGGTCTGCTGGCGTTCGAAGACAAGAACGGCGACGGCCTGATCCAGTACTACAACGCCACCGACGCGATGGCCGCCACGGCGACCGAGCGCGGCTGGAACGGCAACGAGATGACCACCTTCAACCGGGACATTCTGGTGCTGGCGAACCCGGAAATCGCGGGTCTGCCGGGTTGGGTGATCGCGCTGATCGCGGCGGGTGGTCTTGCGGCCGCACTGTCCACGGCGGCGGGTCTGCTGCTGGCGATCTCGTCGGCGGTTTCGCATGACCTCATCAAGTCGGTGCTGAATCCGGGCATCTCGGAAAAGGGCGAAATGCTGGCCGCGCGTGTCTCGATGGCGGTTGCCATCCTGATCGCGACGCTGCTGGGTCTGAACCCCCCGGGCTTTGCCGCGCAGGTGGTGGCGATCGCCTTCGGTCTGGCGGCGGCGTCGCTGTTCCCGACCATCATGATGGGGATCTTCTCCAAGAGCATGAACTCGGCCGGTGCGGTCGCGGGCATGCTGGTCGGCCTGGTCGTCGAGATGGTCTACATCTTCACCTATGTGGGCTGGTTCTTCATCCCCGGCACCAACATGCTGCCGAACACCGCCGCCAACTGGCTGTTCGGTATCCAGCCGGCCTCGTTCGGTGTGGTCGCCGCGATCCTGAACTTCCTGGTGGCGTATATCGTGCTGGCGATGACCAAGCCCGCGCCGAAGAACATCCAGGACCTGGTGGAATCGATCCGCGTGCCGCGTGGCGCCGGTTCGGCCCAATCCCACTGACCCAAGACCCGGAGGGGCGCGCGGTTGCGCCCCTCCACCCCCCTCCCTCTCTCTGGTGGAACGGTGCCCCCGATGGAAACGCAGGTCGAGACGATCCAGGCCTTCCTCGAAACGGTGCACCCTTACGACAGCCTGCCACGGGACGAACTGGCGCGGGTCGCCGGTTGCTTCGGTCGCAGGGAATATGCCGCCGGCGAACAGATCTACGCCCTGGGCGAACCTCTCAAGGGGCTCTACCTCATCAAGCGCGGCGCGGTCGAGGTGACCGACGCGAACGGGGCGCTGGTGTCCATCCTGGCGCCGCGCAATTCCTTCGGTGAGCGCGGGCTTTTGCGCGACGGGCTGGCGGTGACCTCGTCCCATGCGGTCGAGGCCACGGTCGTCCTGATGCTGCCCGAGGGCGAGTTGCGCCACCTCATGGCCAATGTCCCGGCCTTCGCGCGGTTCTTCAACCGCGCGCGGCCTGCCGAGGGCCGCGACGCCGATCTGGCCACGCTCAAGGTGGGCGATCTGATGACGCGCGGGCCGGTCAGCCTGCCACCCGGGGCCACCGTGGCCGAAGTCGCGTGCGTGATGCGCGACAAGCACGTCTCGTCGGTGGCGATCACCCAGGACGACACGCTGATCGGCCTGGTCACCACCCGCGACCTGACCGAACGGGTGATGGCCGAGGGGCTGGGCTTTGACACGCCGGTGCGCCAGGTGATGACCCCGGACCCGGTCTCGCTGGGGCCCGATGCGCTGGGTTCGGATATCCTGCACGCCATGCTGGAACGCCGCATCGGCCATGTGCCGGTGGTGCAGGACGGCAAGCTGAAGGGGATGATCACCCAGACCGACCTCACGCGGTTCCAGGCGGTCAGTTCCGCGCAGCTTGTGCGTGACGTGGCCAGCGCCGAAACGCCCCAGGAAATGGCCGAGGTCACGGCGCGCATCCCGCGCCTGTTGCAGCAACTGGTGGCGTCGCACAATGCGCACGAGGTGGTGACGCGGCTCATCACCGACATCGCCGATACCGTGACCCGCCGGCTGTTGAAACTGGCCGAGGCCCAGCTTGGCCCGGCGCCCGTGCCCTATCTGTGGCTGGCCTGCGGCAGTCAGGGCCGCCAGGAACAGACCGGCGTCAGCGATCAGGACAACTGCCTGATCCTGGACGATGCCGCGACGGCCGACGACCGGGTCTATTTCAAGGCGCTGGCGAAATTCGTGTCCGACGGTCTGAATGCGGCGGGCTACGTCTATTGCCCCGGCGACATGATGGCCACCGCCGACCGCTGGTGTCAGCCAAAGGCGACCTGGCAACGCTATTTCCGTGGCTGGATCGACACCCCCAGCCCCGAGGCGCAGATGCTGGCCTCGGTCATGTTCGACCTGCGTCCGATCGGCGGGCAGCCGTCGCTGTTTCGCGACCTCCAGGAAGAGACGCTCGAGGCGGCATCGAAGAATTCGATCTTCGTGGCGCACATGATCTCGAACTCGCTGAAGCATCACCCGCCGCTGGGCCTGTTGCGCGGCTTTGCCACGATCCGCTCGGGCGAGCACAAGAACCATGTGGACATGAAGCACAACGGCGTCGTGCCGGTGACCGACATCGCCCGCATCTATGCCCTGACCGGCAAGCTGACCGAAGTGAACACCCGCGCCCGCATCGAGGCGGGCGAAGCGGCGGGTGTGGTCTCGGTTTCGGGCGCGCGGGACCTGATCGAAGCCTACGACCTGATCGCGCGGCTCAGGCTGGAAAACCAGGCCGCGCTGGTCAAATCGGGGCGCAAGCCGGACAATTTCCTGGCGCCTTCGGACCTGTCGGATTTCGAACGCAGCCATTTGCGCGACGCCTTCGTGGTGGTGCGCACCATGCAATCGGCGCTGGGCCAGCGGGCCGGGGCGCTGGGATGAAGGGAACGGGCGCATGGTGATCGACTTTATCGGCGCGCTGGCCTCGGGGCTGGGTCTGCTGGGGCTGGTTCTGCTGGTGAACCGGGTGATCCTGCGCGGCCGTTTCGGTGGCTGGGTCTATCCGGCGACCGTCGCGCTGGGGATGGTCGCCTACACCGTCTGGGCCGAATACACCTGGCCGACCCGCACGCTCGAGGCGCAGCCGCAATTGATGCTGGCCGGCGAGAACGCGGAAAGCGTCGCCTATCGCCCCTGGACCTATCTGTGGCCCCAGGTGTCGGTGATGATTACCGTGGACCGGTCGGAAACGCGGGTCAATCCGGCCTTTCCACATCTGGTCATGACCCAGGTCGTGCGGCTGGCGCGCTGGCAGCCGGTGCGCGGCTACCTGACGGTGTTCGATTGCCAGGGCCATGCCCGCGCACTGATGGGCGAAGGCGTTGAATTGAGTGCGGACGGGGCGCTGCAAGGCGCGACCTGGGAGCCGCTGGATGCCGAGGACCCGGTGCTGCGCGCCGCGTGCTCGGTCGCGGAGGAGATCGGAAATGGCCGAGGCAGCGGAACGTAAGCGGATTCTGGTGGTCGAGGACGAGGACAACATCGCCGTCGCTCTGGACTATCTGATGACCCGCGAGGGCTACGAGCAAAGCCGGATCGCCACCGGCGCCGGGGCGGTCGATCTGATCCGCCAGACCCGGCCCGATCTGGTGCTGCTGGACGTCATGCTGCCCGAGGTCTCGGGCTACGAGATATGCCAGAACGTCCGCCTTGACCCGGCGCTGAGCGGGGTGAAGATCCTGATGATGACCGCGCGCGGCTCGGCGATGGAGCGGCGCAAGGGGCTGGCGATGGGCGCCGATGGCTTCATCTCGAAGCCCTTCGAACTGAAGGCCCTGCGCGCCGAGGTGCGCCGCATCCTGGCGGGCGAGCCCGCTGTCACGACCAGCGACGCGCCGGGCGAGGCGCGCCATGCTTGACCGCCTGAGCCTGCGCCTGCGCATCCTGCTGTTCTTTGCCGCGCTGGCGCTGGGCGCGGTCCTGGCCATCGTCGCGGGCCTATGGGTCGCGCTGCGCCACGAGGGGGCCGCGACCGTCCCCCCGGCGCTGGTCTCGGGCGGGTTGATCGCGGCGTTTCTGGTGGTCGGCCTGGTCACCTGGGTCTGGTTCCTGTTCGATCAGAACGTAGCCCGCGCCATCGAATCCCTGGCGTCGGCGATCCGCGCGCGGGTTCACGCCGGCATCGAACACGACCTGGTCGCCGAGGCCCGCGCCGCGCGCTACCTGGGCGATCTGGCGCCCGCCGCCGCCGCCGTGACCCGCACCCTGGTCGAAACCCGAAACGCCCTGGCCGAATCCGTGGCGCGCGAGACCACGCGCCTCGCGGCCGAGAAATCGCGGCTGGAAACCTTGCTGGCGGATGTTCCGGTGGCGGTGTTGCTGTGCACGGCCGACCACCAGCTGGCTTTTTACAACGGGCAGGCGGTGGACATCCTGGGGGGGGGCACCGCGCCGGGGCTGGACCGCAACCTGCTGGACTATCTGCGCGCGGGTCCGATCCGGCACGCCTATGATCGGCTGGCCGGGGCCGGGGACCCCGACCTGGCCTCGGACCTGTTGTGTGCCACGGCAACCGGCGGGCGCCTGCTGGCGGGGCGGATGCGCGTGCTGAGGCGCCGCGAAGAGGGTATCGCGCCGGGCTATGTGCTGACCCTGCGCGACGTGACCGCCGATATTGCCGCACACACCAGCCGCGAGGCCCTGCTGGCCGAGGTCTTTGATCGCGTGCGCCGGCCCGCGGCCAACCTGCAAACCGTGATCGGGGTTCTGGCGGAACTGCAAGACGCGCAGGACGCCCCCGACCTCAGCGCCGCGATGCTGGACGAGGTCGGCGCGCTGACGCAGGCGATCACCGAACTGGGCGCGCGCTATGACGCCGCGCAATCCGACTGGCGGCCTCTGGTCGCGACGCGGTCGGCGGACCTGCTGGACGGGTTGAAGGGTCGCCTCCAGGCCGAGGGGCTGTCGCTGGAAACCGAGGGGCCCGAACTGATCCTCCAGGTGGACGGGTTCGAGATCGTCGCATTCTGGGCCTGGCTGGCGTGCCGGTTGGCCGAACAGGGAACCGCCCGCGCCTTTCGCCTGGTGCTGGCCGAGGAAGACGGGCCGGGCGCGGTGATGCGGCTGTGCTGGGATGGCGCGCCGCTGTCGGTCGGCCGGCTGGACGGCTGGCTGATCGAACCCCTGGGCGCGGCGACCGGCGAGTTGAGCGCCCGCGCGGTGCTGAAAACCCATGCGACCGAGGCCTGGCCGGAACAGGTCGGCGGGCGCAGTGCCGTGGTCATGCCGATCCGCTCGGCGCGCCGGGCGGGCCGCCGGCCGCCACCGATCGCGCGCAAGGTGGTCTATGATTTCGACCTGCTGTCCAAGGCCCGCAATGCCGCGGTGGCGGACACGCGACTGGACGACCTGACGTTTGTGGTGTTCGACACGGAAACCACCGGCCTGTCGCCTGCCACGGACGAGATCGTGCAGATCGCCGGCGTCCGCCTGGTCAACGGCAAGCGGGTCGAGACCGAGGTGTTCGACACGCTGGTCAACCCGGGCCGGCCGATCCCGCCGTCCTCGACCGACGTGCACGGGATCAACGACAGCATGGTGGTGGGCGCGCCCGACATCGTCGAGGCCGGTCGCCGGTTCCACAAATTCGCCGAAGGGGCGGTGCTGGTGGCCCATAACGCCCCCTTCGACATGGAGTTCCTGCGCCGCAAGGAGGCCGCACTGGGCGTGGCCTTCGATCACCCGATCCTGGACACCGTGCTGTTGTCCGCCGTCGTCTATGGCCAGACCGAGCAGCACTCGCTCGATGCGCTGACGGCGCGGCTGGGGATCACCATCCCCGAAGAAGCCCGCCATACCGCCATCGGCGACACGGTGGCCACGGCGGACGCGTTTCTGAAGCTGGTGCCGATGCTGCGCGCGCGTGGGCTGGACACCTTTGGCGCGGTGGTGGCCGAGGTGCGCAAGCACGGGCGGCTGCTGAAGGATCTGAACGGCTGACCGGCTGACGGACGGTGGGTGCAAAGCACCCACCCTACGTGGCGATTGTGCCCGTGGCCGCGTGCGGGCTAGAGTGCCACGATGACCCATCACATCGACCCGACCCGCGACAGTTTCGCCCGGTTCAAGGACCTTCCCCGGAACCAGCCGATCCATATGCTGAACCTGATCCGCCTGCGCGCGCGCGCGGCCTATGCCGACGGGCGCGACGCCAGCGGGGCCGAGGCCTATCGCGCCTATTCGCGCGAAAGCGGGCCGATCTTTCGGGCGCTGGGTGGGCGCATCCTGTGGAGCGGCCGCCCCGAGGCGATGCTGATCGGCCCCGAGGACGAACGCTGGGACATCGCCTTTGTCGCCGCCTATCCCGATGCGCAGGCGATGATCGACATGATCCGCGATCCCGCCTATCAGCAGGCGGCCCGTCACCGCACCGCCGCCGTGGCGGATTCGCGGCTGATCCGGATGGCGCCAAACCCGCAAGGCGACGGGTTCGGCGACCGGGACCAGGACACCGCCTGAGGGTCAGCCCTTGGTGGTTTCCTTGAGCTTGTCGATGCCCAGGGTTTTCAGCGCGAGCGATTCATAGAACGGCTCGGACGTGCCCTTCTTGATCTTGCGCAGGAAGTATTTCTCGAATCCCACCTTGGCCAGATGCACCCATTTGCCTGACGACGACCAGTTCACGTTGCGCGGCGGGATCTGCGGTTGGGCGACGAAGGCGACGCCGCTGTCCCCGAAATCCGCAAGACAGACCGCGTTCCACGAGCCCACCTCGTCGGGGTCCTGGCCTTTCAGCAAGGCCGCGATGTTGTGGGCGGTCGCGGTGACCATGCTTTCGATCATGAAGCCCGTCTTGGGCACGCCGCAGGGCACCGGCGTGGGGCCGGTGGGCGGGATCGCCACGCAGACGCCGACCGAAAAGATGTTGGGGAATTTCGGATTGCGCTGATGCTTGTCCACGATGACGAAGCCGCGCGGGTTCACCAACCCCTCGATGCCCATCAAGGGCTTGATGCCCCGGAACGCCGGCAGCATCATCGCAAAGCCGAAGGGCAGTTCCTTTTCGGCCTTGACCGATCCGTCCTCGGCGATTTCCTCGACCACCATCTTTCCGTCTTCGACCCGCTTGACG includes the following:
- a CDS encoding DUF4212 domain-containing protein — translated: MSDKSASAYWAANIRLITICLVIWALVSFGFGIILRPLLAGIPVGGTDLGFWFAQQGSILTFLVLIFFYAARMNKIDREFGVDEQ
- a CDS encoding cation acetate symporter, which gives rise to MDQFTLNLIVVGLSFALYIGIAIWARAGSTSEFYAANRGVHPVLNGMATAADWMSAASFISMAGIIAFVGYDNSTYLMGWTGGYVLLALLLAPYLRKFGRFTVPDFIGDRFYSQTARIVAVIALLVISITYVIGQMAGAGVAFSRFLEVSSSTGLWIASAVVFVYAVLGGMKGITYTQVAQYCVLIVAYTIPAIFISLQLTGSFLPQIGLFSADASGQPLLTHLDGLLTDLGFRSYTEHHSNTLDMVLFTMALMIGTAGLPHVIIRFFTVPKVSDARASAGWALVFIALLYTVAPAVGAMARLNIINTIYPNGVDGTPLAYADQPAWMTNWENTGLLAFEDKNGDGLIQYYNATDAMAATATERGWNGNEMTTFNRDILVLANPEIAGLPGWVIALIAAGGLAAALSTAAGLLLAISSAVSHDLIKSVLNPGISEKGEMLAARVSMAVAILIATLLGLNPPGFAAQVVAIAFGLAAASLFPTIMMGIFSKSMNSAGAVAGMLVGLVVEMVYIFTYVGWFFIPGTNMLPNTAANWLFGIQPASFGVVAAILNFLVAYIVLAMTKPAPKNIQDLVESIRVPRGAGSAQSH
- a CDS encoding adenylate kinase produces the protein MEQTMTRAAVLILLGPPGAGKGTQARMLEERFGLVQLSTGDLLRAAVAAGTPAGLAAKSVMEAGGLVSDEIVLAILKDRMAAPDTARGVILDGFPRTPGQARALDALLADQGLRIDAAISLDVDDAQMVARVSGRYTCADCGEGYHDDFKQPAVAGTCDKCDGTAFKRRADDNAETVGARLTAYHASTAPLIAYYDGQGVLRRVDGMAAIDAIADDLGSIVHEVTA
- a CDS encoding right-handed parallel beta-helix repeat-containing protein; protein product: MNKAVTEGLILMPPPFADGLNVWSSGDGTPGAPTYDGAANAAFVPSDPDFEGCLELLKTAATQKLRWMGSTPILNGCYLRVTARVKAMSGALPTVRIAGFAAYAGGAAVPGITVTGPAVPLTAYGETVEVSAIIATAARTGVDMAWPGVHHGYLGLDLTGPNGGVVRIDDLTIEDVTGFWLRDMMDWVDVRDYGALGNGVTDDYDAFVAAAADAVATGRSILVSQGVFYIGQTLTVEAPVRFQGTLTMPDAARLQLTKNFDYPSYAAAFGSEGLALRKGLQALFWYTDHDTFDLGGRRIVLDAPIDLAATTGLTYYAIRRVLKNGLIEANDTNAWNTVTVTSQATYSTSQPAFLTGVANVANIPVGSRVSGSGVGREVYVKARNISAQTLTLSQPLHGAAGTQVYTFERFQYVLDMSGFGVLERFEIDSVEFQCKNLCSTLNLSTEGPIFTLRNCTFNRPKDKAITSIGRGCQGMLVDNCLFLSGESAVRSQDRVTVAINVNANDVKLRNNLVQRFGKFAVMSGTYHLIEGNHFYHGDNEMNAVRQPGLVLTYPNSITTITGNYVDNSFIELTNEHDATPNWGGEFTFGGLSITNNVFLVSNVISSFRFLSVKPYGTGHYVQGLIVTGNVFRTVNAAPARPEGVDTSFADLDYSRFRNVIWQNNTYNGIPGQTESPLVLRHDQGSANATWTVATGGKLPFSGWARTVSALVIEGAATDGGSLVRTSFPYVTVQQGANSDDVRLIWPSATRGRAVVTVRVDNPI
- the acs gene encoding acetate--CoA ligase, which encodes MSDQVQSGVYPASADFVAKAHVDAATYEAMYAESVSNPEGFWAEHGKRIDWIRPFSTVKNTSFEFGKVDIKWFEDGTLNVSANCIDRHIATRANQTAIIFEPDDPSAHEARHITYLELLEQVSRMANVLKANGIGKGDRVVLYLPMIPEAAYAMLACARIGAIHSVVFAGFSPDALANRINDSEAKAVITADSAPRGGRKTALKSNADKALFDCSEKVKCFVVKHTGDQTTWIDGRDIDIKAEMAAASPYCPYAEMNAEDPLFVLYTSGSTGRPKGVVHTSGGYLVYAAMTHEMTFDYHEGDVFWCTADVGWVTGHSYIIYGPLANGATTLMFEGVPTYPDAGRFWAVCEKHKVNQFYTAPTAIRALMGQGAEWVEKYDLSSLKVLGSVGEPINPEAWNWYNTHVGKGARPIVDTFWQTETGGHMLTPLPGAIPTKPGSATKPFFGVKPVILDATTAAVQSDTTAEGVLCIADSWPGQMRTVWGDHERFQETYFQQYKGYYFTGDGCRRDADGYYWITGRVDDVINVSGHRMGTAEVESALVAHEKVAEAAVVGYPHAIKGQGIYAYVTLMNGIEPTEDLRKELVKWVRTEIGPIASPDLIQWAPGLPKTRSGKIMRRILRKIAENDYGALGDISTLADPSVVEDLIANRMNRA